A DNA window from Candidatus Vicinibacter affinis contains the following coding sequences:
- a CDS encoding glycosyltransferase, which produces MNETRQELKEQTLPEILFISSYPPRECGIATYSQDLIKALNNKFSNSFSLKVCALQSDAEVRNYPEEVKYILDPKDKANFFSLAQLINKDKNVKLLLIQHEFGLFPSGGDNVLLQFIQMVEKPSILVFHTVLPNPGAFMKDSVNQLASACSSVVVMTKNSAKILKSVYGIQTHKIEVIQHGTHLVPHLNKETLKLKYGLQGRKVLSTFGLLNSGKSIETTLDALPLIVKENPDVLFLVIGKTHPGVILNEGESYRKMLEAKVVALGLQKHVSFINYYLPLEDLLEYLQLTDIYLFTSKDPHQAVSGTFAYAMSCGCPIISTPIPHAKEVLRENTGILIDFQNDSQLSIAVNRLMSDETLRTTFSLNVLQRIVPTSWENAAISHALLFMETACQINSSYTQVKSGSQRGGYQAEFINLQYRLPELSLDHINRLTDEFGIIQFALVNQPDQSSGYTLDDNARALIAMCMHFKMTHRQEDLLAIRKYLNFIQYCQQEDGSFLNYVDIEKKFTAQNESTNCSDSTGRAIWALGYLISCYEILPAEWIVEAKANLISALPFAEKMHSTRSMSFIIKGLFYSLQLEENEDYKALIKKLADRLVQMYRHEAENGWQWFEGYLTYANSIIPEAMLCAWSVTGDPTYKEVAKQSFDFLLSMTFDDSGIKVISNKTWLIKDKKAAKHGEQPIDVAYTILGLDQFYQVYKKKEHLHKMAIAFNWFMGNNHLHQIMYNPCTGGCYDGLEETQVNLNQGAESTISYLMARITVEKYFIAKQNSILLQNKGKNKKYQLDDKITDLSFLFN; this is translated from the coding sequence ATGAATGAGACCAGACAGGAGCTTAAGGAACAGACACTTCCCGAAATACTTTTTATTAGTTCTTACCCACCCAGAGAATGTGGTATTGCAACCTATTCACAGGATTTAATTAAAGCCCTCAACAATAAATTCAGTAATTCATTTTCGTTGAAGGTTTGTGCATTACAATCCGATGCGGAAGTACGAAATTATCCTGAAGAGGTGAAGTACATTTTGGACCCAAAGGACAAAGCTAATTTTTTTAGCCTTGCTCAATTGATCAATAAAGATAAGAATGTAAAACTGCTGCTGATACAACATGAATTTGGATTGTTTCCTTCTGGAGGTGATAATGTATTATTGCAATTCATTCAGATGGTAGAGAAACCTTCTATTTTGGTTTTCCATACTGTTTTACCTAATCCCGGAGCATTCATGAAGGACAGTGTAAACCAGCTCGCCTCTGCGTGCTCATCAGTGGTGGTCATGACAAAAAACTCTGCCAAAATTCTAAAAAGCGTATATGGCATTCAAACGCATAAAATTGAGGTCATTCAACATGGAACCCATCTTGTGCCTCACCTGAATAAGGAAACATTAAAATTGAAGTATGGCCTTCAAGGTAGGAAAGTGTTGTCAACCTTTGGATTGTTAAATTCCGGAAAAAGTATTGAGACAACTTTAGATGCATTGCCTCTCATTGTAAAAGAAAATCCTGATGTGCTGTTCCTGGTTATAGGGAAGACACATCCCGGTGTAATTTTGAATGAAGGAGAAAGTTATCGCAAAATGTTGGAAGCTAAAGTGGTGGCATTGGGTCTTCAAAAACATGTCAGTTTTATCAACTACTATCTTCCCCTGGAAGATTTGTTGGAATACCTCCAACTTACCGATATTTATTTATTCACTTCAAAGGATCCACATCAGGCCGTTAGTGGCACCTTTGCCTATGCGATGAGTTGTGGATGCCCAATTATTTCAACACCGATTCCACATGCAAAAGAAGTGTTAAGAGAGAACACCGGAATACTTATTGACTTTCAAAATGACAGTCAACTTTCCATTGCAGTAAATCGTCTCATGAGTGATGAGACATTAAGGACCACTTTTAGTTTGAATGTACTTCAAAGAATTGTTCCTACGTCTTGGGAGAATGCTGCAATTTCGCATGCCCTGCTTTTTATGGAAACTGCCTGTCAAATCAACAGTTCTTACACGCAGGTTAAATCAGGTTCTCAACGAGGTGGATACCAGGCTGAATTTATCAATTTACAATATCGTCTACCCGAATTAAGTCTGGATCATATAAATCGTTTGACAGATGAATTTGGAATTATTCAATTTGCCTTGGTAAACCAACCGGATCAAAGCAGCGGATATACTCTGGACGATAATGCCAGAGCACTCATCGCCATGTGCATGCATTTTAAGATGACGCATCGCCAGGAAGATTTGTTGGCCATCAGAAAGTATCTGAATTTTATTCAGTACTGTCAGCAAGAGGATGGAAGTTTTTTGAATTATGTGGATATTGAAAAAAAATTTACGGCTCAAAATGAATCTACAAATTGTTCTGATTCGACCGGAAGGGCCATTTGGGCATTGGGATATTTAATTTCGTGTTATGAAATACTTCCTGCGGAGTGGATTGTAGAAGCCAAGGCAAACCTAATAAGTGCACTTCCCTTTGCGGAGAAAATGCATTCTACCAGATCCATGTCATTTATCATAAAAGGTTTATTCTATTCACTCCAGTTGGAGGAAAATGAAGATTATAAGGCTTTGATAAAAAAGTTGGCGGATCGTTTAGTTCAAATGTATCGGCACGAAGCTGAAAATGGATGGCAATGGTTTGAAGGTTATCTTACATATGCGAACAGCATCATTCCAGAGGCAATGCTTTGTGCATGGTCTGTTACAGGTGATCCAACCTATAAAGAAGTAGCCAAACAATCCTTTGATTTTTTATTGTCGATGACTTTTGACGATAGTGGAATTAAAGTAATTTCCAATAAAACATGGCTCATTAAGGACAAGAAAGCCGCCAAGCATGGTGAGCAGCCAATAGATGTGGCTTATACTATTCTGGGACTGGATCAATTCTATCAGGTCTATAAGAAAAAAGAACACTTACATAAAATGGCAATTGCCTTTAATTGGTTTATGGGGAATAACCATTTGCATCAGATTATGTACAATCCTTGTACAGGAGGATGTTATGATGGCCTTGAAGAAACTCAGGTAAACTTAAATCAGGGAGCAGAATCTACCATAAGCTACCTGATGGCAAGAATCACTGTTGAAAAATATTTTATTGCTAAACAAAATTCAATTTTACTTCAGAATAAGGGTAAAAACAAGAAATATCAGCTTGATGACAAGATTAC
- a CDS encoding pesticidal protein Cry7Aa, whose amino-acid sequence MIKISKRGVVLEKSPLVFEQNGVLNPAVYQGEDKLHMLYRAVEDGNFSSIGYASLTDPLVVDHRLDHPLMFPETEYESHGVEDPRIAKIDDLYYLCYTAYDGTNALAAIASSVDLVHFERKGIVVPQIDYETFKSLTKDLKLNEKYCRYNEKNNHQSHPDKLNLIWDKNLVLFPEKIGGKLTFLHRIKPDIQLFSVESLDELTPKYWEDYLRGLDKHIVLAPKYDHELSYIGGGCPPIKTPHGWLVIYHGVHDTTEGYVYNACAALLDLKNPTIEIARLPYPLISPELSWELRGEVNNVCFPTGTAVFEDTLYIYYGAADERIACATISLDELTKELLINSI is encoded by the coding sequence ATGATCAAGATTTCCAAAAGGGGCGTCGTTCTTGAAAAGTCTCCATTAGTTTTTGAACAAAATGGTGTTCTTAATCCGGCAGTTTACCAAGGTGAGGACAAGCTGCACATGTTGTACAGAGCGGTGGAGGATGGAAATTTCTCCAGCATAGGATATGCTAGTTTAACAGATCCACTGGTAGTCGATCACCGTTTAGACCATCCGCTTATGTTCCCGGAAACTGAATATGAGTCACACGGCGTAGAAGATCCCCGAATTGCTAAAATCGACGATCTGTATTATTTGTGCTATACTGCCTACGATGGGACCAACGCGTTGGCGGCAATTGCCAGTTCGGTTGATCTGGTGCATTTTGAAAGGAAGGGGATTGTTGTTCCCCAAATAGATTATGAAACATTTAAATCACTTACAAAAGATTTAAAATTAAATGAAAAGTATTGTAGATATAATGAGAAGAATAATCATCAGTCACATCCTGATAAGTTAAATTTAATTTGGGATAAAAACCTGGTGCTTTTTCCGGAAAAAATAGGAGGTAAGCTTACATTTCTTCATCGTATAAAACCAGATATCCAATTGTTTAGTGTTGAGAGTCTGGACGAATTGACACCAAAATATTGGGAAGATTATTTGCGAGGTCTGGATAAACACATCGTGCTTGCTCCAAAATATGATCATGAATTAAGTTATATAGGTGGAGGATGTCCCCCAATCAAAACACCGCATGGGTGGCTTGTAATTTATCATGGCGTACACGATACTACAGAAGGATATGTTTACAATGCCTGCGCCGCCCTATTAGATTTGAAAAATCCTACCATTGAAATTGCCAGGTTGCCTTATCCGTTGATAAGTCCTGAGCTGTCCTGGGAACTACGGGGAGAGGTAAATAATGTATGCTTTCCAACAGGGACGGCCGTATTTGAAGATACACTTTATATTTATTATGGTGCGGCAGATGAGAGAATTGCTTGTGCTACTATAAGTTTGGATGAACTTACCAAAGAACTTTTAATTAATTCCATTTAA
- a CDS encoding helix-turn-helix transcriptional regulator: protein MILYIRSMVSLRCKMFVKEELVRLNLKYINLELGTVEIMEEITEWQRQQLKINLMRSGLELLDDKKTILIERIKNVIIEMIHYSDEIPRETYSEYISKKLNYDYTYLSNLFSEVKGTTIQQFIIIHKIERVKELLLYNELNLTEISYKLHYSSVAHLSNQFKKVTGLSPSFFKKIGKQRKSFLENI, encoded by the coding sequence ATGATTTTATACATCAGGTCCATGGTCAGTTTGCGGTGCAAGATGTTTGTGAAGGAGGAGTTGGTGAGACTGAACTTAAAGTATATTAATCTTGAATTGGGAACAGTGGAAATAATGGAAGAAATCACTGAATGGCAGCGTCAGCAACTCAAAATCAACTTGATGAGGTCAGGCCTTGAGCTATTAGACGATAAGAAAACTATTTTAATCGAAAGAATCAAGAATGTAATAATTGAGATGATTCACTATTCGGATGAAATACCCAGAGAAACTTATTCTGAATACATCAGTAAGAAGTTGAACTATGACTACACTTATTTATCAAATTTATTTTCAGAAGTAAAGGGTACTACCATACAACAATTTATTATTATCCATAAAATTGAGCGGGTAAAGGAACTTCTGTTGTATAATGAATTGAATTTGACAGAAATCTCCTATAAGCTGCATTACAGCAGTGTGGCTCATTTATCCAATCAGTTCAAGAAAGTTACCGGACTTTCCCCTTCATTTTTTAAGAAGATTGGAAAGCAGCGTAAGAGTTTTCTTGAAAACATATAA
- a CDS encoding YceI family protein yields the protein MKSKLIYFLAFLSIGAFYWACTHDDDVNAPTGPKITRDSLIFLPGLTAGNANEWKFDKTHSSVLWQTKYVGAAGLLTGRFNQFGIHEVTDVKAVKYAVTTQPLPDTSWAFYENQPLKTYFNGYVQINTSNTGEPGRDAGCNVAGMGTVAIEAGTQNLSYPNLAKIKTKEVKFDPASNGYLVTIDLTYQGKLAAPLTKTITGKMSYVPKQRVQFGTAAAYDVFGLQLSFQFNCRDFGIVSTSVSDVIEIQCNANFNNK from the coding sequence ATGAAATCCAAGTTAATCTATTTTCTCGCGTTTTTATCTATAGGCGCTTTTTATTGGGCTTGTACCCACGATGACGATGTGAATGCTCCGACCGGACCAAAAATAACAAGGGATTCCCTCATATTTTTGCCAGGCTTGACAGCTGGAAATGCCAACGAATGGAAGTTTGACAAGACGCATTCAAGTGTGTTGTGGCAGACTAAGTATGTAGGTGCTGCAGGACTTTTAACTGGTCGTTTTAACCAATTTGGTATACATGAAGTGACGGATGTGAAAGCTGTAAAATATGCAGTAACCACACAACCCCTTCCAGATACCTCTTGGGCTTTCTATGAAAACCAACCGTTAAAAACCTACTTTAATGGCTATGTGCAAATCAACACTTCCAACACAGGGGAGCCTGGTCGTGATGCAGGCTGTAATGTTGCCGGAATGGGAACTGTAGCAATCGAAGCAGGTACCCAGAATCTTAGCTATCCTAATTTAGCTAAAATCAAGACTAAAGAGGTGAAGTTTGACCCGGCAAGTAATGGTTATCTAGTAACTATAGATCTTACCTATCAGGGAAAATTAGCTGCACCACTTACCAAAACCATTACTGGTAAAATGAGTTATGTTCCAAAACAAAGGGTTCAATTTGGCACCGCCGCAGCTTATGATGTATTTGGCTTGCAATTAAGCTTCCAGTTTAACTGCCGGGATTTTGGTATCGTTAGCACTAGTGTTTCCGATGTTATAGAAATTCAGTGCAATGCCAATTTTAACAATAAATAG
- a CDS encoding MMPL family transporter, whose protein sequence is MLKILFNTRLNLIIIALVTGFSILTLPKLLFDFQIDNFFPKNDQEVKYYYDFQSKFNSRFDEEAVIIGIKNNLGIFDQNFLRKTDSLTIALTNMPDVVKVYSLNNTSRIYFKENEAYFEPLIHIDQSSKYTEDSIKLFNSPEYRNLFIGKNGSVIALNIIINDYLPKSKQYELIAKIEKLVNRFDFNESHTISKLKIEASYLEEIKFNLIRQIIISVLLAALLLYILYNSFADTLIPFLIIGISNIWLFGIISVFNQPIDTLMSLLPPLLATITLSNIVHFNAKFREFIQISASKKEAIIKTIQEIGFAAFLTSATSALGFLTLAISPIDPVRYFGLYAALGICISYIITFSGLVQYYNSSYYTFKLLSVKPTAFKPKFLNATFNYLLNFKQPILLIYLITIGIGLYYTSRIEVNGSLIDEIPKTHPIFADKAFMENEFAGTRSFEMALENSNAERTFNDLEILKKILQFENFLKDSCNIELIISPLAMYMAANKAFAGGNSIDFTLPDNQSELNKIISGIQQTQYGEDLNRYLTSDAKNLRISGRLINLTIKEFKKVETKIEKYYHANQLNNFFNYKLTGSSLLLDRVPMYLAKNIIPGLFIAFFILGVIVFILIRQWIIIPVAIIANLIPLIIVSGVMGLYGIYLKTDTAIIFSISLGMSVDNAIHFINSFHNEMKISTNIKLSLNRAFSRVVSPMVINTLVISIGLLGLMSSGIESIFYTGLLITLVLICGLISNLSLLPILISILVKEKGQNK, encoded by the coding sequence ATGCTTAAAATTCTATTCAATACAAGGCTTAATTTAATAATTATCGCTTTAGTTACAGGTTTTAGCATCCTAACACTTCCCAAATTATTGTTTGATTTTCAGATCGATAATTTTTTTCCTAAAAATGACCAGGAAGTCAAGTATTACTATGACTTTCAGTCGAAATTTAATTCAAGATTTGATGAAGAAGCTGTGATTATAGGGATTAAAAATAATTTGGGGATTTTTGATCAGAATTTTCTTCGTAAAACAGATAGCCTAACCATCGCATTGACCAACATGCCTGATGTTGTAAAGGTTTATAGTTTAAATAATACAAGCCGTATTTACTTTAAAGAAAATGAAGCTTACTTTGAACCACTTATTCATATTGATCAATCTTCAAAATATACAGAGGACTCCATTAAATTGTTCAATTCTCCTGAATATCGAAACCTCTTTATTGGAAAAAACGGTTCCGTTATTGCTTTAAACATTATCATCAATGACTATCTCCCTAAATCAAAGCAATATGAATTAATTGCAAAAATAGAAAAATTGGTAAATAGATTTGATTTCAATGAATCCCATACCATTTCAAAATTAAAAATTGAGGCCAGCTACCTGGAAGAAATAAAATTCAACCTGATCCGTCAAATCATCATCTCGGTTTTACTCGCAGCTCTCCTTCTTTACATTTTATACAATTCCTTTGCAGACACATTAATTCCATTTCTCATTATTGGCATTTCCAATATTTGGCTTTTTGGAATAATTTCAGTATTCAACCAACCGATAGACACGCTGATGAGTCTCTTGCCTCCTCTTCTGGCTACCATCACCTTATCAAACATTGTTCACTTTAACGCAAAATTTAGAGAATTCATTCAGATTTCTGCTTCTAAAAAAGAAGCAATAATTAAAACTATCCAGGAGATAGGATTTGCAGCCTTTCTGACATCTGCTACGAGCGCCTTGGGATTTTTAACTTTGGCTATTTCTCCAATTGATCCCGTAAGATATTTTGGACTGTATGCGGCTTTGGGAATTTGCATTTCATACATCATAACCTTTTCTGGGTTGGTACAATATTACAATAGCTCATATTATACCTTTAAGCTATTAAGCGTTAAGCCAACAGCCTTCAAACCCAAATTTTTAAATGCCACTTTTAATTACCTTTTAAATTTTAAACAACCCATTCTCCTTATCTATTTAATTACCATTGGAATTGGGCTTTACTATACAAGCCGAATAGAAGTCAATGGCAGTCTGATTGATGAGATTCCAAAAACCCATCCCATATTTGCAGACAAAGCTTTTATGGAAAATGAATTTGCAGGAACACGGAGTTTTGAAATGGCTCTCGAAAATAGTAATGCAGAGAGAACTTTTAACGACCTGGAGATTCTGAAGAAAATTTTACAATTTGAAAACTTCTTGAAGGACAGTTGCAACATTGAATTAATCATCTCACCCTTGGCCATGTACATGGCTGCAAATAAAGCTTTTGCCGGCGGCAACTCAATTGACTTTACCCTCCCGGACAATCAGTCAGAATTAAATAAAATTATATCCGGAATCCAGCAAACACAATATGGGGAAGACTTAAATAGATACCTCACCTCTGATGCAAAAAATTTAAGAATCAGTGGTCGCTTAATCAATCTTACGATAAAGGAATTTAAAAAAGTTGAAACGAAGATTGAGAAATATTATCATGCAAATCAACTTAATAATTTTTTCAATTATAAACTTACGGGTTCATCTCTACTATTAGACAGGGTCCCTATGTATCTGGCTAAAAACATTATCCCGGGCTTGTTCATTGCCTTTTTTATTCTTGGGGTAATAGTATTCATTTTAATTAGGCAGTGGATCATTATTCCAGTGGCCATAATCGCCAATTTAATTCCATTGATTATTGTGTCAGGAGTAATGGGACTGTACGGTATCTACTTGAAAACTGATACTGCCATTATCTTTTCCATTTCACTGGGTATGTCCGTTGACAATGCTATCCATTTTATCAATAGCTTTCACAATGAAATGAAAATTTCAACCAACATCAAGTTGTCACTGAATAGGGCTTTTAGTCGGGTAGTCTCCCCAATGGTCATCAACACATTGGTAATTTCTATCGGATTACTAGGTCTAATGAGCTCGGGTATTGAAAGTATCTTTTATACAGGATTATTGATAACCTTGGTCTTGATTTGTGGACTTATAAGTAATTTGAGCCTTCTACCAATCCTTATTTCAATCCTTGTTAAAGAAAAAGGGCAAAATAAGTAG
- a CDS encoding cytochrome c produces MLEFRGVCVLINFILSLKSEIVRNLVFAFAFIFAALIFSTGSVSAQKPWDVPAKSASMANPVKSSPASIAAGKSLWVKHCQSCHGKTGKGDGSKAAQLKTEPGDFTIAKFHGQSDGAIYYKTVTGRDDMPSFKKKIPDQDDIWNLVNFVRSLKK; encoded by the coding sequence ATGCTTGAATTCAGAGGTGTATGTGTGTTAATTAATTTTATTTTATCACTTAAATCAGAAATCGTGAGAAATTTAGTTTTTGCTTTCGCTTTTATCTTTGCTGCGTTGATTTTTTCAACAGGTTCAGTTTCAGCCCAAAAGCCTTGGGATGTACCTGCAAAATCTGCCTCTATGGCCAATCCGGTTAAATCGAGCCCTGCTTCTATTGCTGCCGGAAAATCTCTTTGGGTCAAGCATTGCCAATCTTGTCATGGAAAGACAGGAAAAGGTGATGGTTCAAAGGCCGCCCAACTTAAAACAGAGCCTGGTGATTTCACAATCGCCAAGTTTCACGGTCAGTCTGACGGGGCAATTTATTACAAAACAGTTACAGGCCGTGATGACATGCCTTCTTTCAAGAAAAAAATACCTGATCAGGATGACATATGGAATTTGGTCAATTTCGTAAGGTCACTGAAAAAATAA
- a CDS encoding 4Fe-4S dicluster domain-containing protein codes for MKDEKDNSRRDFIGQGLLTVLALSACGEKPNPFQPGDDVKPSGEKVKLLSVTGEIIEVDKAYLKPVPDLPQLSNEEERVGIPGKKFAMVIDLSRCKNLKKCQEACNHMHHVHPGQSWIKVYSMQDAEHTAPYWQPTTCMHCDEPPCVKVCPVDATFKRQDGIVLIDSDRCVGCRFCMAACPYSTRVFNWEEPKMPLEIAQQPYHCETSVPQKKGTVGKCDFCPDMVRKGELPHCVSSCPNGVFFFGDINEDSVTNGAETFKFSELIKDKAGYRLMEDLGTKPSVYYLPPVNRNFPYEVGLENEPTGEKEMTKH; via the coding sequence ATGAAGGACGAAAAAGATAATTCCAGACGAGATTTTATCGGACAAGGACTGCTTACCGTTTTAGCACTCTCTGCCTGCGGTGAAAAACCAAATCCATTTCAACCCGGTGACGATGTAAAACCATCTGGAGAGAAGGTAAAGTTACTCTCCGTAACAGGGGAAATAATCGAAGTGGACAAAGCATATTTGAAGCCTGTCCCAGATCTTCCTCAACTGTCAAATGAAGAGGAAAGAGTTGGGATACCGGGAAAGAAATTTGCCATGGTCATTGACCTTTCAAGATGTAAAAATTTAAAAAAGTGTCAGGAAGCTTGCAATCATATGCATCATGTGCATCCCGGACAGAGTTGGATCAAAGTTTATTCCATGCAGGATGCAGAACATACCGCACCTTATTGGCAACCTACTACCTGCATGCATTGTGATGAACCTCCTTGTGTAAAGGTTTGCCCGGTTGACGCTACTTTTAAAAGACAAGATGGCATTGTGCTCATTGACAGCGATCGCTGTGTAGGATGCAGATTTTGTATGGCTGCGTGCCCTTATTCCACAAGGGTCTTTAATTGGGAAGAACCTAAAATGCCACTGGAAATTGCTCAACAACCATATCATTGTGAAACAAGTGTTCCGCAGAAAAAAGGGACTGTTGGGAAATGTGATTTTTGCCCGGATATGGTACGCAAAGGTGAATTACCACATTGTGTCTCTTCTTGTCCAAATGGAGTCTTTTTCTTCGGTGACATTAATGAAGATTCCGTAACCAATGGGGCAGAAACGTTTAAATTTTCTGAACTCATCAAAGACAAAGCTGGCTATCGCCTTATGGAAGATTTGGGAACTAAACCAAGTGTATACTACCTTCCACCCGTAAACAGGAACTTCCCTTATGAAGTCGGTTTAGAAAATGAACCAACAGGGGAAAAAGAAATGACCAAACATTAA
- the nrfD gene encoding polysulfide reductase NrfD, whose translation MNSTTVAKSDKIIKDLLPKKFGNAGMIWVACLLLICAFGAYAYFLQLRDGLSVTAMGDYVSWGIYISNFVFFVAISLVGSLITAIFRLANIHWSTPITRIAEIIAVSAIFFASLIIIVDMGRPERLLNLIFHPRLQSPIVWDVVVIGTYFLISLLLLYLPLLPDLKIMINNKNSEPGWLNKLYRFLGSFWRGSSDQKKINNHSITILSIMIIPVAFCIHTVTSWLFATTYRPGWDSTNFGAYFVSGAFLVGAGGVVTAMYVFRRVYNLEKYITDMHFEKMGKAVVLLAFLYLYFNINEYLVPAFKMKKPEEAHLNELFAGHFAPMFWFAIIIGMLLPIAILITKQGRKPAMVFAAGVMVVVGAWFKRYLIVTPTLLHPFLPMQDVPEKFKFYFPSWQEWAIAMGSLAGALLVITIFARIFPIIPIHETITGEDENAEQLI comes from the coding sequence ATGAACTCGACAACAGTTGCTAAATCAGATAAAATAATCAAAGATCTGCTTCCCAAAAAATTTGGAAATGCCGGAATGATTTGGGTAGCATGCCTCCTTTTGATTTGTGCTTTCGGAGCATACGCATACTTCCTCCAATTAAGAGATGGACTATCAGTCACCGCCATGGGTGATTATGTTTCCTGGGGTATATACATATCCAACTTCGTTTTCTTCGTAGCCATTAGTTTGGTGGGGTCTTTAATCACCGCCATTTTTCGATTGGCAAATATTCATTGGAGTACTCCGATCACAAGAATTGCTGAGATCATTGCAGTTTCTGCAATATTTTTTGCCTCCTTGATCATTATTGTGGACATGGGTAGACCTGAAAGACTTTTGAATTTAATATTCCATCCAAGACTCCAATCACCTATTGTGTGGGATGTCGTGGTGATCGGCACTTATTTCCTTATCAGTCTTTTACTATTATATCTGCCGCTGCTTCCCGATCTTAAAATAATGATCAACAACAAAAACAGTGAACCTGGTTGGCTTAATAAACTTTACCGGTTCCTTGGATCATTTTGGAGGGGTTCTTCAGATCAGAAAAAAATAAATAATCATTCCATCACCATCTTAAGTATTATGATTATCCCGGTGGCATTTTGTATACATACAGTGACCTCCTGGCTATTCGCAACTACTTATAGACCCGGATGGGACAGTACTAATTTTGGGGCTTATTTTGTCTCCGGTGCATTTCTAGTTGGGGCCGGTGGTGTCGTTACCGCTATGTATGTTTTTCGGAGAGTTTATAACTTAGAAAAATACATCACAGACATGCATTTTGAAAAGATGGGAAAAGCAGTTGTTCTGTTGGCATTCCTTTATCTGTATTTCAACATCAATGAATATTTGGTGCCCGCATTTAAAATGAAAAAACCAGAAGAAGCCCATCTAAATGAACTTTTTGCCGGACACTTTGCCCCTATGTTTTGGTTTGCGATTATTATTGGAATGCTTCTTCCGATCGCCATTCTGATCACTAAACAAGGTCGTAAACCGGCTATGGTCTTTGCAGCTGGCGTAATGGTAGTGGTGGGCGCTTGGTTCAAAAGGTACCTGATTGTAACTCCTACCCTACTCCATCCCTTTTTGCCTATGCAGGATGTACCTGAGAAATTTAAATTTTATTTCCCATCCTGGCAAGAATGGGCCATCGCGATGGGATCGCTTGCCGGCGCATTATTGGTCATCACCATATTTGCCAGAATATTTCCAATTATTCCTATTCATGAAACAATTACAGGAGAAGATGAAAACGCTGAACAACTTATATAA